A region of the Phaseolus vulgaris cultivar G19833 chromosome 11, P. vulgaris v2.0, whole genome shotgun sequence genome:
ggtctgcttcagacatgccgggaatcgaccccgacttcttgtgccaccatctagcaatggacaaccaggtcaggccggtgcgacaaagaagaaggaagttcaacgaggagagaaggcaggcgatcagggatgaaacccagaagctcctcgctgcaggccatatcagggaagtccagtaccctgagtggctggccaatgtcgtgctggtgaagaaaagcaatgggaagtggcgcatgtgcgtcaatttcactgatctgaacaaggcttgcccaaaggattcgtatcctttgccaaacacagatgccctggttgatagtgctgcagggtgcaagctgctgagcttcctggacgccttctcgggatacaaccagataaagatgcatcccatggatgaagagaagaccgccttcatgaccgagagatcgtgctactgctacaaggtgatgccctttgggctgaagaacgcaggggcaacgtaccagaggttgatggatagggtacttgcaccaatgctggggaggaatgtgcaagcgtacatagatgacatggtcgtgacctcgccggagaaaagcaagcacgttgcggacttggaggagttgttcaccacaatcgccaagttcaggctaaagctgaaccccgagaagtgcatttttggcgtggaggcggggaagttcctgggattcctcttaactgaaagaggaatagaggccaatcctgataagtgtgctgccatcttggcgatgaggagcccggctaccgtgaaggaggtgcagcaacttacaggtcggatggccaccctgtctcgtttcgtatcggctagcggagagaagggccatccgtactttcagtgtttaaggcgaaacaacaagttttcctggacgaaggagtgtgaagaggccttcgtcaagcttaaagagtacctggcgagcccgccggttttgtgcaaaccgttggtaggaacccctctcaggttgtattttgctgtgactgagagggcggtgagtgcggtgctcgcccaagaccaggaccaggctcagaagcctatttatttcgtcagcaaagtgttgcagggcccggaggtgaggtatcaggccttggagaaagccgcgctggctgtggtattttcagcgaggaggttgcgccactattttcacagttttacaatactggtgatgaccaacttgcccatccagaaggttctgaagaagcccgatgtagctgggaggatggtgaagtgggtggtggagctgtcggagttcgatatcaagtatgagccccgaggtccgatcaaggggcagattttcgctgatttcgtggtcgagctctcgtcagaagcagcgcgagttgagggggatgatttccgttgggtactctcggtggacggatcgtcgaaccagcagggtagcggtgctggagtcatcttggaagggcccaacggcgtgctgattgagcagtccctgaggtttgccttcaaagccagcaacaatcaagcagaatatgaggcgctgatcaccggaatcttgctggccaaggagatgggagctagggtgctcatggctaagagtgactcgctgttggtcacgggacaagtaacaggcgagttccaggccaaggatccacaaatggcggcttacctagagtatgtgcaggagttgaagagttcctttgtctccttcgaagtggtacatgtgcccagagagcagaatgcccgagccgacttgctagctaagctcgccagttcgggcaaggggggtaggcagaggacggtgatccaagaaactctgaagacgcctagagcatttgtggcagatcacctggttcttcaaataagcaagtcgacggagaaagcggcgaggagtcacaggtctttgactcaggagaccttgagatcgccgagaataagagcatgtcggggagagagggtgaacatgacgcaggtctgcgctatgcatgagccagacacgtggataacacagtaccagcgatgcctggcagatggccttctcccgctggatccgacagaggctaggaagataaagaagaattctagcaagttcacaatgattgatggcgagttgtataggtttgggttcacacacccactcctggaatgtgtgcacgaagagaaatgtacaagaatcatggccgagctccatgaagggatatgcggaagtcacgtcgggggtcgagctctggccgcgagaaccctccgtgcaggttactactggccaacaatgagggaggattgcaagaagtatgcacagtgttgcaagcaatgtcagcagcacgccgattggcacaaagcgcctcccgaagagttgaaatcgatttacagcccttggccgtttcatacgtgggggatcgacattctgggacctttcccattggcgatcaggcagatgaagtacttggtggtggcgattgaatatttcaccaagtggatcgaagcagaaccagtggcccagatcaccgcacacaagatcgagagctttgtatggaagaacatcgtgtgccggtttggtgtgcctaagcgcctggtgtcggacaacgggactcaatttgcaagtcacctgttgaagaagctgtgcgaagaggtgggaattcaacaagtgtttgcatccgtcgagcaccctcagacaaatggccaagtagagtccgccaatcgggtattgctgagagggttgaagagaagactagagaaagccaagggatcgtgggctgaggaggtaccccgtatagtttgggcgtaccacaccacccaacagtcaggaacccatgagaccccatttagcttggtctatggatgcaaCGCAATGATTctagtggaaatccaggagagctcgccgaggttcccgaactttgtagcggaagactcgaatgaggaaagaaggctgaatctggatttgctggatgaggtcagggaggaggcgagagtaaaagctgaggcagtgaaaagaaggattgaacgaaggtataactcgaaggtgatgccaaggcagtttaaagaaggcgacctggtgattaggaaggcccatcagtacgagatggagaacaagttgtcgcctaagtggacgggaccgttcaggataaccgaggcgctcgggaacggcgcctaccgcttagaaacattggaaggaggggcgattcctcgcacttggaacgccacgcacctcaagttatattacagttaaaagctttgtaagtaaaaacaaacacgaagagtttgcaagctttctgttaaaacagtttgaagggggcactcttttttccctaaggagggtttttaatgaggccacccaataaagaagagtttttcaaagtttaaagtgttttagattgcatgcttgttgttgttacgaaagttttgaaaaaagaccttgtcactcgtatgtgatttaaggcgagttgaagttatgttgcatgctttctagaAGTTAAAAGACCctatcgcttttcggcgattggtggcatcagttaaagttaaaagtcctcatcgtctttcggcgatcggaggcaccagcaatgtttaaaagacctcaacgccctcgcgcgtcctgaggcgagaaagagataaagacctcctcgccgtcgagcgagtgcaggcgagaaagagaaaaagtcctcagtgcctccagaggagagaagatgtagcccctggggcaatgtagaggcacgagataaaagaccttctcgccgtcgagcgagttcaggcgagttaaagaccttctcgtcgtcgagcgagttcaggcgagttaaagaccttcttaCCGTCGAGCGAggtcaggcgagttaaagaccttctcgccgtcgagcgagttcaggcaatataaaatccttctcgtctcgaacgagttcaggtacggtgtggatggtggaagaagtttaaaggatagctaaggtaggtttgaagagaacgcctagctatccggcttattgttctgaaactcagggaaggaagagaaggatccgaaaggcgcttctacccccagatgagggaacaatggccacgttatgaaggcaagaggaagctggtatcgccaagactcTTTGGCGGTCAGAAGAAATGCAAGTTATGGAAAGAGTAAGGGCCCGTTCTGATGGGGCGGATCAGGTGAACTATGTCTTAAACTACCGACTGGATTGAAACTCGCTGATTAGTAAGTAGTTTCACGCTAAAGCTCGTTGCCCTAAGTTCACGAGTTGTTAGAATACTATCGTTCGAGAGTTGATAGTTTGGTCGAGTTCGAAGCAGTAAGTAAACGGTTGCGTCCGCAGAATCGCTAAGTTAGCTCGTTTAAAGCGGTTTCTACAAGGAGAAGCAAAGCAAACAGAAAGACTATGTGAAGAATTAGAAAGATTTATAATAAGGTGGTATCAGTTCGAAAtacagaagaagaaaagaaagttatTACAAAGTTTGTGCACAGAAAATAGAcaaataagtgatggagggaagcagctagTCTTTAGAAtgaacgatcttcccatccaccacttcattacaAATCGATATCATGGAGAGGTCGACCTCGGGGTACTGGCAGGCgaattgctccagggcggcgtcaaacccagcggcgaggacttgggcggagctcagctcaagctcttcgttttgttgcttgagcccctcggtttactgcttcagctcgtcagctcgcttcttcagttcttcagtttcccTGCGAGTCTGAgcgaggtcttcagcaaccttcttgttttcctcccgcacctgggccagctctgcagcgatCTTTGCATTCTCCTCTCTAACTTTGGCAAGCTCAGCCACGGCATCATCCCTCtccttttcaacttttcctaagagaacctcccgatcgaccaacctcttctcaaggttctctaccttggctgcatctgctttgattgatgcctccaggtcagccaccttgagacggtagggaaccagcttgctctccagctcgattttctcttgagctaggaggtgcagcttttggcgcagatcggaggcctccttacacgccaccctcagctcggtgctcatggcgtcctccaccctcgagtgttcgatttccgccatcataaggttgcaagacaacttctccgcctcgattcttatcaggcgattctcctcttcgaGTGTAGAGATATCATCCTGAAGTTTCTtgttggagctctccacagcttttgttatgatagaggggaggtcctctgccatcattttgagcttagctgtgaagggcccccagattCCTTTGACCGCGAGGGGAGGGTTTGCAACCGCTGTTGGTGGaggcgctgaaggagcctggtgctggctctcaccgccgccctcttggattggttgttgaggttgggcttcttggcgtggtggtgacgtGGGGGACTCGGTAATGATTATTGGCGAGTTAtgagcgccttcatccccacctggtgtAGCTTCAGCGATtgaggtggttgaaggaggaccctctccagcagatacgaatggcgtggaggcgctcggagggttctccatgaaatTGGGCTCGTtggcctcaaccgcaggaagTGCTGCTGCCAAGGgtactgcttggactggcggtgttggagctgggggagagggcggGGTTGGTGTTGGGAGGgcaggtggagcaggtggagcaggtggtgaagaaggtgccacccttctccttttggtaatgaggccatcctcagttgcctcatcatcctcatcctcgtcttcttgaaccacttgaggagttttcctctttggtttctttAAGACgagtttctttcgttgagggGCAGGCAGCGCTTCtggaggagctgggccttgagggggcgatctgccctgagcagcggcgatctccaccaccgagttagGCACAGTTTGAGAACCCGAGGCCAGtttgtgggttcgggc
Encoded here:
- the LOC137835812 gene encoding uncharacterized protein; this encodes MARTKTTANPPPSSRNPPSQAPNLPRASGAPTSQAERPATSRPNLAQETPPVAGGASIPTPDYKRLYPYANSTLLKETSSVNSALAVLRLKKGDQPNLSFHKEHDDKLMVLPCSPDVPIYLMLGKGKLAELRALARTHKLASGSQTVPNSVVEIAAAQGRSPPQGPAPPEALPAPQRKKLVLKKPKRKTPQVVQEDEDEDDEATEDGLITKRRRVAPSSPPAPPAPPALPTPTPPSPPAPTPPVQAVPLAAALPAVEANEPNFMENPPSASTPFVSAGEGPPSTTSIAEATPDAAKVENLEKRLVDREVLLGKVEKERDDAVAELAKVREENAKIAAELAQVREENKKVAEDLAQTRRETEELKKRADELKQ